AGAGCAAGAGTCGAAGCGGGGTCTTGCGCATCACGCCGCGGTTGTATTACAATACTCTCACGCACGTGGTTACCTTTGTGTCCGAGTCTGTGGAAGGCTGTGTGGGTTCGTTTTTGGCGGGGTGGACTAGCGTGAGGCGGCTGATTGTTATCGCACGAGAGAGTAAGTGCTATATTGCGGTACGGATATCAATGGCTGATTATGAGCATAGTTGTGAAAATGCACAAGACTAGACACTGGAAAGATGTCAAGCTGTTGTCGTCGGATCTTCAACAGGTGGTCTTTCAATATTTCCAGGTAAATATTCGATCAACTATACATGCACACTTCCTAATTTGGGACTAGGACTATACACTTTCGATTCGTTGGCGACCCGCGCCGGCCCAAAATGAGCTCTCGGCCAATGTGCAAACCGACTCTGGGTCGTACGAACTTTCGTTTTCGTGCTTGAACCAGGCTACTCCATGGAACCCCCACTCGGACTTGGAGTCCCATTTTACTCGACGATTACAGGATGACCTCGCTGCAGGAGACATCACGTCTTTTGCCGTGCTGTTGCGGGACTCTCTTCCGGTCTTGCTTGAGATCAACCGGATCGCAATTCACACGAGTATTAACGCACGGTTGGATGTATTTTACAAGGCCGTCGGCTGGTATCGGGTTCTGATAGATTCGAGGTGAGTTATGCGCATTTATAGGTTCTGAGTCTATGGGTATTAACATGGTTTATTGATTCAGGTACGGTCTTGATTTCCGATTACTTAGCCGACGCAGGCTGGCGATACTGGATGCGACCCAATCACTCGATCGACCCGTTCTGGCTCCCATACCGCTTATCGAGGGGATTGTCAAACGGCTCGTACCTGAATGCCAATTGATTAGTCTGTCCAGGGGTGCGTTGGTCTCGTTTGACGAGGATGGAGCAAAGCTCCAAGGCGTAGGTGTCAAGTTTGTGGAGCGTGTTATTCGAGTGCTGTCTATGGGCGAAGCTGGTTTAAGCTGAGGATAATGAACCGTTTAATTTATTGTATTACCATACGGATATTTAAATGTTGCACTGTAGTTTCCTCGCTGTCTTTGACTTGCTACTCTTTTTCACTCTGTAACTCACGCATCAAAAACGTTATGACATCATCGCGTAGGAGCTAATACTACAAGGTCTATGCGTATAAATAATGATACAGTCCGTCTTAGATTGCGACACGGGTAACGAAGCGAGTCGCATCGCACCTCGCCCAAGGCAAGGTCCTCTGGAATTCTTTGTCCTCTTCCCAAGACAATCCTCGTTCGAAGAATGCCCGGTTCGCATGTCCACATCGAATATCAGCGTGGACGATTGCGCCCTGCTCGCCCGCCTTGAAGCGACAGGTGTTGATCAACGAAGCCGTCACGGTCTTGATCAGGTTCTCCGCAATGTGGTGGTGGCGGTACTCGGCTCGGACACCGAGAGTCAACAAATCGACCTCGGGCTCAAGGACTGCTGGCCAGTCGGGCTTGGTTGTAACGTGGGCTGAAGCGAATCCGACGAGAAACGATTTGCCAGTCTTGGTTGAGTATTCAGCTACGACTGTGCGGCGGTGTGGGTGGTAGAGTGATTGGTGGAGGAACATCGGAGGCAGGCGTTGTTTGACAAGCTCATTCTATTTTGGTAATGTTAACTGGGGTAAATGCGGTACAAGCTCAACGTACGTGGAGAGCCTCGACCTGGGTCATGTCACGGGTGTTCATGGGGCGGTATACCTATCAAAAATCGAGGTTTAATGTGGGGATAAGTGTAAACGTGATCACTGAGAGCTCACAATAGAAGATGCGTCAAAATCAAAAGCAGCATCAGAGTACTCGGAGCGAGGGGAAGACATAGCGGGTGAAAGCGAGAGAGCTAATAAGAATAAAGGGATGAGAGTGAGTTGAAGAGATGAGGTACTCGAGCTTGCTGAACAACTCGACCTCCAATCTGAAGCTGTTATATAGTGCTTGATATGATGGACCTGGGCTCCTAGTCTCCTATGTTATTAGTTCATAAGCGAGTTCCGCCGGGCTCTAGGAATCGGGACTGCGGGGCTTAACGGGGTAAGATCCGCGTTCACATCTCGAAGTTGTTACTGGAGATAATTGTAGGAGAGACAAATGTTACGAGAGCCACGGTGTTGTAACTGCTGTATGATCCTATGTCAAGTGAGATGAGCAGCTACCTGGTGACTGGGAGTCTCCAACACACGTTTGATGTCGGTTACTTCTACAGAGTCTCTCCAGTTGATTTATGGTAAATAGTGCATAAAGCTCTCTGAATAGTTGATTAAATGCGCGGGCGCGTACGGTATCAAGCGGTCGCTGACGGGATAAATCGCGCGCTTATGCCGCGGTCCGGGCGTGCCGTTCAACCTGATGCTAATTGAACAACTATGCCTCAACGGCTCAACATAGTGTATCAATAGATCGGTATCTTTATTTTCTGAGAGTCTCTCATACAAGGAAGTGATCTAGAAGTATATTTGCCAGCGAGTTTGGTGGGTATGCTGGGAAGAACTCGCCCTTGAGGGTCGTTATCCGCTGACGATAGTGGGGATTGTAGGCTCGGATGCGACCGGGCCGCTGTCTGATATTTGGGTGAAAAATCATATTCTAGTGTGATAGAGACACTGAATCTAGTTCTTGATAGGATATATGCGATTTATATGCGCTCAGGGTGAAGGGAGGAAGATGAGCTAATTCTCGTAAGCGAAGATACCTTTTATGTGGTTGGAATCTGCGGCGCATACTCAGCCGAAAGCTTCGAATTCAAAGCATAAGATCAGTTAAAACTACTGATCCTTTTTTTGTGTTCTTCAGTTTAAACGACCATCTACCTACTTGACTCCTAAGAAATACACTTTCACAATACCATGCCTTCTGGCCCTCCAAGTCGATTATACGCATGGGTGTATCTTGCACGAAAATACGCTGAGCTTTTAGTAAGGCTACCATTTATAGGCATCTGGTACATTCCCAAATCCAACCGGCCTTACCCTGGATGGTCTTGGGGACGAGCGCTCCTCGTTTATGTGGCTAATTTTACATGGGGTATGCTAGTAATTAAGACAGAGGAGTTCTAAACTAACCAAATGAAATGCAGAGATTCCTTATCGCACGGGCCGTTTGCTCGACCGAGATATTAACAGAGAAGTTCCGGCTAAGGAGTGCATGGGTACTAAATTCATGTGGATTCAGCCTGTGCCAGAGCATTTTATTCAAGGCGAGATCAAGGGCTATGCTGAATCTGCCAAAGTTAAACCATGTCGCATCCCCGCTTATGGATTTGGAGATTGGGGCCAAGAAAAGCTTCTACATGCGCGGGATAGCGAAAAGATTGTTATGCATTGTCACGGAGGTGCTTACGTGGTGAGCATCGCAAATTGTGCGACTCAAATGACTGGATCTGAAACTGATATATATCCAGAGTCGAACTGCCCACCCAGAGGACCTGACTGCTGGAGTTTCTAAGGGGATAGTGAAATTCAGCAAACCAACTGTTTCTCGTACGCTATCTATCGAGTATCGCTTGAGCAGCTCGGCTCCCTGGCCGTCGAAATGGCCATTCCCTACGGGTTTGATCGATGCTCTATCAGGGTACCATTATCTTATCAATactctcggatttaaacctCAGAACATTATCATATCCGGCGACAGTGCTGGAGGAAACCTTGTCCTTGGGCTGGTTAGATATCTTCGGGACAACCCTCAGATTGGCCTCCCACTCCCTGGTGGGCTACTGCTAGTCTCTCCTTGGTGTGATCTAGGAGAAACCCACTTGCACCAGCGCCCTGATGGCCTCAGTGTTAAAAATCACGATCGACGCAGCGACTTTATAGCTGGCGACTGGATATCTTCTGACTCGACGTTAAGATACGGCATCCGTTCATTCCTCGGCAGTCACCTTTCCCCCACCGATGCCAGGAAGAATCCTTACATAAGTCCCGCTTCGCTTGACTTGGACGAACAAATTGTAGCCACAATGTTTGACAACTTCCCTAGGACTTATCTCGTTTATGGAGAGGCCGAAATTCTCGTAGACGAAAACAGAACGCTATACGAACGCATGGTCAGAAACGTTGGCCCAGATCGGATCGTGAAAGACGAAGTACCTGACGCGATGCACGATGTGTTCGCTCTTGAAATCTGGGAACCTGAATATAGCGAAGCTCACAGGAGGTTTGCTTCGTGGGCTGCCTCCCTGCCTTGAGCAACGGTTTGGAAATATTTTGTTCCTCCACGAAGCTTCACAATTTCGCCGGTGGGATCGTGGTGTAAGGCACCAGCCTTTCAACTCTGTGTCATCATTATTAAATCCGAAAATCCAGTGAAATGTATGAACAAATTGTACTGATGTAATAAAATGGATAAATATTTAGCCATTATTGCCTCATTGAGCACATATGTTTACGGTGTATCGAATAACCATAGCTCAATTTGGCCATTCTATTGACCAGAAATTTGATGTAATTCCTCCGTAGAAGTCACGAGGGGAATCTCTCGCATATTATTCGCTGGCTTTTTTACAGGATTGGGATTTCGTAGCACGGACGGACCTTCGTTTTAGCAATGCGCCAGGAACCTGTGGGACATTCCAGCATGAATGAGGAAAGTAAGAAGACGGCCCCAACCATATTAGAATAGAACTTGTGTCATATCAAGCTCGGCATGCGGCTGTATCACGAATGCAACATCAGGAGTAACCGCCTACTTCTGAAGCCGACTAGTATATAGCTTAAAGAGGGAGTTCTGATCTTTTAGCTCCTCTAGTCAACTCCAGCTTTCCCCCCAAGATGGAGCCCGAAAAGGTACAAGTAACGACTATCGAAAACAAGTCGGTTCGATCGCTATCCTTAGATTCAAGACCAAAGGCTACATGGagtgaagaagaggagaggAGGCTTATCAGGAAGCTTGGTGCGCTGTTCTCGCACTCTATGTATTAAACGGCTGCATGACTCATACATGATTCTCTAGATTGGCGCATATTACCGGTGGTTATTATCTTGTACTTGGCCAACTTTAGTAAGTATTTTTATGTTTGTTGGAAGCGTCAGTGGTGCATAACTAACCGTCGGTGTAGTCGAGTAAGTCATTGCTGCCCATGCATAGCAATACGTCATGAAATAATATGTAATTTTGCTCACTCAGCCGCACGAATGTTGGCAATGCCAAGCAAGTAGATAGCTGGGTTTCCCGTTCGAGAGGTAGCTAAAATAAAGTGATACAGAGTTGCTGGTTTAGAAAAGGACATTGGTTTGGTTGGATATCAGTGTGAGCACATGCACAATTCCAAGAACCAGCAACACCATCTGATAAAGGTACCAGACAACATCGGTCTCTCGATCTTCTACATCACCTATGCACTTTCTGAGGGTAAGAACCAAGCTTCTATAAATTTTCAGCTAGACTACTAAGCATGGAAAAGTCCCTTCAAATCTTTTGCTAAAGCGGATTGGAGCGGACAAATGGAGTGTGTAGTTTAGCCTATCTTTCTTATTGAATTCGTATCTAACCCAGCCGCCTAATTATTTCAGTTCCTGTACTCGTTACTGGGTTTGGGCTGGTCTGCTTTTGTACAACATTTATCAGGAATTTTGGTACGTAGAATCATGCTATTGAGTTGCTTCTATTGATTCGAGATCCCATTGCATAGCCGGATTTATGGTCGTACGTGCTCTATTGGGTTTGTGGGAAGGTGGTATGATGCCCGGTGTAACATTTTACTTGAGCACCTATTACAAGCGTCACGAGCTTGTTTTCCGCATTGGTATCTTTGGTATGCACCGAACCACGTAAACTTCCCGATGTATCAGATTTTGACGCGGTCTTACAATTCAGTTTCTGCATCTTCCCTTAGTGGGGCGTTTGGGGGACTACTCGCTTCTGGGTTGCTCAAGATCCCTCAACTGAAAGGAGTGTAAGTGGCAAATAGATCCACACGATTGGGGGTGTCGTTGACATAACGATCACGAATAGTCCAAGTGGGGCGTGGCGCAATATATGTATGTCAATAGACCCATATCGGTCCCCATAAGTTAACATCTACCCCAGTTTTAGTGGAAGGTGCTATTACGATGGCACTCGGCTTAGCGGCCTTCTACTTCCTTCCTGGGCCAGCGGAGAGGACCAAGTTCCTGAATGAGCGAGAGAAGATGATTGCTATTCAAAGACTCATGCAAGATGAAGACAATGGTAATACGGCGGTACGTTGGTGCTGTTCAGCCCCTCACACCTGTTCTAATCCCTCGATGTAAAGGGCTCCCAAGCGGCCAAAGGGGACTCGTGGTGGAGAACATTCAAGAGCTTGAATACGTGGATCTGCGCTGTGAGTTTTGACACGAACATTATGCAAGGCTCGTACAAATGATTGAACATTCGAATAGATTTGCTTCCTTCTCAATAACATGACCGTCCAAGGCATTTCGTTATTTATGCCTACATTGTTAAAAGGAATGGGCTACTCAACTATTCAGTCACAACTACGAACTGTCCCCCCTTACGTGAGCATACATATTATTTTTTACTGTTGTATGCGAACTTAATCCACGCGCGTAGGTTGTTGCATCTGTGTTTTCTATCGCAATTGCCTATGGTTCTTTCCGTAGCGGCCGTCGGGGCATGTGGCTCCTTTTTATTGTGCCGTTAGTAATTACTGGCCTTGCTATCCTATTGGGAACTTCGAATTCTCAAGCAAACTATGCTGGAGTATTTTTGATTGCGATGGGTGCGTTCCCGCAGGGACCTATTCTCCTAAGCTGGGTGAGCAATTGTGTCTATGGATACCAAAAACGAGTGCTAACCCAACTTGTCTACAAGGCCACAAACAATTCTGCGGTAAGAAGTGAAGTCACCGTATTGAGAATTAGAAGTTAATCATCCCCTGTATCTGTAGCCCAATACTGTTCGAGCTGTAAGCTCCGCTCTGGTGGTTGCCATTGGTACCATGGGCCCAATCGTAACATCCTGGATATATTTGCCAAGTGATTCGTAAGTTCTTCGGTATCTTAATTCGATGAATTTTATTGAAGAAGACAAATAGGCCAAGGTATCCAATCGTAAGTTGAATTAGAGTGCTTGCCTGTCGGACATAGGCTGAAGATGTAACCAGGCAACTGGCGTTCAAGTCGGTGCGCAAGGTGCTTTCTTCATCTTAGCAGTAAGTGCTGGTACTTTATTATCAGAGTTACTCTAACATCTCAAATAAGTCCTTCCTCATCCTGCATAATATACGGGAGAATCGTCGTCGCGCAAGGGGAGAACGAGATTACCGCTTGAACGCTTCCGAAGAAGAGGTTGCTCGCCTGGGTTCGTTGCACCCAAATTTCCGCTTGGTTCTTTAGTTTTTTACTCCTCCCATGTTTGGGAGCTTTGTAAGTGTACATTAAATTTAGTGAGGTCAATTGCTAGTTTGGGGAAGGTCACGTGTGTATAACCAATGACCAGCATTTGAGAGCCTCTGACGTCACCGTGTAATAAATTACTTATTTACGGACAACCACGACTCTCGTGAACTACAGTGTAGTGTATCTACACTCTTGTCGATAGCACATAATGTCACAGGTAAATTAACCACGAATAAACAGGAATTCTTCCAAAATGCTGATCTATCCTAGGCCACGCCATCTCGAAGACGCAGTGGCGGCTCGCCTCCATCCAAGACTGAATCGATTACACGTCGTTCACCTGCTCCAAACGCAGCTTTGGCACCTCAGGCTACTTCACCGATTCTACTTCACCGACTTCTCGTACTATCTCTGCTTTCTGCGTTGGTC
The window above is part of the Rhizoctonia solani chromosome 7, complete sequence genome. Proteins encoded here:
- a CDS encoding GNAT family acetyltransferase; translation: MSSPRSEYSDAAFDFDASSIVYRPMNTRDMTQVEALHNELVKQRLPPMFLHQSLYHPHRRTVVAEYSTKTGKSFLVGFASAHVTTKPDWPAVLEPEVDLLTLGVRAEYRHHHIAENLIKTVTASLINTCRFKAGEQGAIVHADIRCGHANRAFFERGLSWEEDKEFQRTLPWARCDATRFVTRVAI
- a CDS encoding alpha/beta hydrolase family protein; its protein translation is MPSGPPSRLYAWVYLARKYAELLVRLPFIGIWYIPKSNRPYPGWSWGRALLVYVANFTWEIPYRTGRLLDRDINREVPAKECMGTKFMWIQPVPEHFIQGEIKGYAESAKVKPCRIPAYGFGDWGQEKLLHARDSEKIVMHCHGGAYVSRTAHPEDLTAGVSKGIVKFSKPTVSRTLSIEYRLSSSAPWPSKWPFPTGLIDALSGYHYLINTLGFKPQNIIISGDSAGGNLVLGLVRYLRDNPQIGLPLPGGLLLVSPWCDLGETHLHQRPDGLSVKNHDRRSDFIAGDWISSDSTLRYGIRSFLGSHLSPTDARKNPYISPASLDLDEQIVATMFDNFPRTYLVYGEAEILVDENRTLYERMVRNVGPDRIVKDEVPDAMHDVFALEIWEPEYSEAHRRFASWAASLP
- a CDS encoding major facilitator superfamily transporter, whose amino-acid sequence is MEPEKVQVTTIENKSVRSLSLDSRPKATWSEEEERRLIRKLDWRILPVVIILYLANFNNIGLSIFYITYALSEVPSNLLLKRIGADKWIPVLVTGFGLVCFCTTFIRNFAGFMVVRALLGLWEGGMMPGVTFYLSTYYKRHELVFRIGIFVSASSLSGAFGGLLASGLLKIPQLKGVPSGAWRNILEGAITMALGLAAFYFLPGPAERTKFLNEREKMIAIQRLMQDEDNGNTAGSQAAKGDSWWRTFKSLNTWICAICFLLNNMTVQGISLFMPTLLKGMGYSTIQSQLRTVPPYVVASVFSIAIAYGSFRSGRRGMWLLFIVPLVITGLAILLGTSNSQANYAGVFLIAMGAFPQGPILLSWATNNSAPNTVRAVSSALVVAIGTMGPIVTSWIYLPSDSPRYPIATGVQVGAQGAFFILASFLILHNIRENRRRARGERDYRLNASEEEVARLGSLHPNFRLVL